A region of Salvia splendens isolate huo1 chromosome 17, SspV2, whole genome shotgun sequence DNA encodes the following proteins:
- the LOC121773251 gene encoding chaperonin 60 subunit alpha 2, chloroplastic-like, protein MSLPFSSPIFSHCDVSGLRGKSNPNGLWQRNRVRQTMLVVKAGPKRIEFDKKCRDALLSGINKLADAVSVTLGPKGRNVVLSESKKLKVINDGVTIARAIELPDTIENTGVLLIQEVATKTNGSAGDGTTTAILLAREMIRYGLLAITNGANPVSLKKGMERAVEELVKVLRERSYAVRGSDEIKAVASLSAGNDEYVGNLIAGAIEKIGPDGVISIESSSSSETSVTVDEGMKIDKGYMSPHFVTNKDKSIVEFENARVLVTDLQISSVKEIVPLLEKSTQLSVPLLIFAEDISRQVLETLVLNKMQGVLNVAVVKCPGLGEGKKAILQDIALMTGADFISGDFGVALETATSDQLGVARKVTITSNFTTIVADPSTKAEILARIMQIKKDLAETDSKYLAEKLSGRIAKLCGGVAVIKVGAHTEVELEDRKLRIEDAKNATFAAMAEGVVPGGGATYIHLSKQIPVIKEAFEDPDEHIGADIVGKALLAPAKVIAANAGVDGDVVVEKIKACDSNFGYNAMTGRYEDLIAAGVIDPCRVSRCALQNAVSVAGVILITQAILVEKIKKAKPPVPQIPGISP, encoded by the exons ATGTCGTTGCCATTTTCTTCACCGATCTTCTCACATTGTGATGTTTCA GGATTACGTGGAAAATCAAATCCAAACGGGCTATGGCAGAGAAACAGAGTGAGGCAAACGATGTTAGTGGTGAAAGCAGGCCCTAAGAGAATCGAATTTGACAAAAAATGCAGAGATGCTTTACTTTCGGGGATCAATAAGCTCGCTGATGCTGTTTCTGTGACTTTGGGACCGAAag GGCGAAATGTTGTCCTTTCAGAGTCCAAGAAACTCAAAGTGATCAATGATGGTGTAACTATTGCCCGGGCCATAGAGCTCCCTGACACAATTGAGAATACTGGAGTGCTGCTAATCCAAGAG GTTGCGACCAAAACCAATGGTTCAGCTGGTGATGGCACGACAACTGCGATCTTGTTGGCCCGAGAAATGATTAGATATGGATTATTAGCTATCACTAATGGGGCTAACCCTGTATCGTTAAAGAAAGGAATGGAGagggcagtggaagaattggtcaaggttttgagagagagaagttaTGCTGTAAGAGGGAGTGATGAAATTAAAG CTGTAGCTTCGTTGTCTGCTGGAAATGATGAATATGTTGGAAACTTGATTGCCGGAGCTATTGAGAAAATTGGCCCTGATGGTGTGATATCAATTGAATCTTCTTCGTCATCTGAAACTTCTGTAACAGTCGATGAAGGAATGAAG ATAGATAAAGGATACATGTCACCACACTTTGTGACAAATAAGGATAAATCGATAGTGGAATTTGAAAATGCGAGAGTTCTGGTGACCGATCTACAGATATCCAGTGTGAAGGAGATTGTTCCGTTACTGGAGAAGTCTACACAATTGAGTGTCCCTCTACTGATTTTTGCTGAAGACATATCTCGGCAAGTGCTGGAAACTCTAGTCTTGAACAAAATGCAAGGCGTGCTTAATGTCGCCGTTGTAAAATGTCCAGGGCTTGGAGAAGGAAAGAAAGCTATATTGCAAGATATTGCTCTTATGACAG GAGCTGACTTTATATCCGGAGATTTTGGGGTGGCTCTTGAAACAGCAACTTCTGATCAGCTTGGTGTTGCTCGAAAAGTGACAATCACTAGCAATTTTACCACCATAGTGGCGGATCCATCGACAAAAGCTGAAATTCTGGCCAGAATAATGCAGATAAAAAAGGATCTCGCTGAAACTGATAGCAAATATCTAGCAGAAAAGCTAAGTGGGCGGATTGCAAAGCTCTGTGGCGGGGTGGCTGTTATTAAGGTTGGTGCTCATACAGAAGTTGAACTTGAAGACCGAAAACTACGAATAGAAGATGCTAAAAATGCCACGTTTGCGGCCATGGCTGAGGGAGTGGTTCCTGGTGGTGGGGCCACCTACATACATCTCTCAAAGCAAATACCCGTGATCAAGGAGGCCTTTGAGGACCCTGACGAGCACATTGGTGCAGACATTGTTGGAAAG GCACTTCTTGCACCAGCAAAAGTAATTGCAGCAAATGCAGGGGTTGATGGAGACGTGGTTGTGGAAAAAATTAAAGCTTGTGATTCGAATTTCGGGTATAATGCAATGACTGGGAGATACGAAGATCTAATTGCTGCTGGTGTCATTGACCCTTGCCGGGTCTCAAGATGCGCCCTTCAGAATGCCGTTTCTGTTGCTGGTGTGATCCTAATCACTCAAGCCATACTAGTCGAGAAAATCAAGAAGGCCAAGCCACCTGTTCCCCAGATTCCCGGTATATCCCCTTGA
- the LOC121773486 gene encoding glycine cleavage system H protein 2, mitochondrial-like, whose protein sequence is MATSLWATRAASFLRINVPCRGFATVLKDLKYADSHEWVRVEGKSATVGITDHAQDHLGEVVYVELPEEGSKVERGASFGAVESVKATSDVNSPVSGKVVEVNTKLSDSPGLVNTSPYKDGWIIKVELEDDSDLPCLMDPERYTKFCEEEDASH, encoded by the exons atGGCGACTAGTTTGTGGGCAACCAGAGCTGCTTCATTCCTACGGATCAATGTTCCTTGCAGAGGCTTTGCTACCG TTTTGAAGGATCTAAAGTATGCCGACTCTCATGAATGGGTGAGAGTGGAAGGTAAGTCGGCTACGGTAGGTATTACTGATCATGCTCAAGACCACCTAGGTGAAGTTGTATACGTTGAACTACCTGAGGAGGGGAGTAAGGTAGAGCGAGGTGCAAGTTTCGGTGCTGTTGAAAGTGTCAAAGCTACCAGCGATGTGAACTCGCCTGTTTCAGGGAAAGTGGTTGAAGTTAACACAAAGCTCAGTGATTCTCCTGGTTTG GTAAATACGAGCCCTTACAAAGATGGATGGATCATAAAGGTAGAGCTGGAGGACGACAGCGACCTCCCCTGTCTAATGGACCCCGAACGCTACACCAAGTTCTGTGAAGAAGAAGATGCTAGCCACTGA
- the LOC121774736 gene encoding uncharacterized protein LOC121774736 isoform X2 — protein sequence MDNHEHGNGASGNIPEFGAIFLSNTQTKKECLQRNIFALPSSHAEFVRHVKEGMVLFLFETRKRQLFGVYQASSDGAVDINPHAFSSSGRHFPAQVRFRQIWHCGPISEKEFQDAIIGNYFCARKFNFGLSKDQVHRLLYLFSSKKIKRSIPSQPQSEAIVEVSKDRRLVGDDRERHGLSETGYMESTEYDDHVSSLAKGKEVNVLVENRANADGKNILFSHDDFIAKRRRIGKEYPEHFLDPLDARVRDDYTSLQRSTLREDYDILNGRQRTFASDNYGSSLAQGKRVIDDDRFLLDDSVIRDCDSNVVRSVSISDHNMKLCRQERGMVKDYERLMGRKSENAFDPSTSHLHKIRKTNAAGRFQIDKNEPRLGTCFAGGLSSKTDLPPWHCGYRIIEGRKYPVLEGMSTENMVDKGPPALATKDGNVADEDRQVLVNARYRKSERVDSIEASHTHSNHVISMKYPFFSKPEQNLSSFPVKFPNKQLSQFTVSNNFDISPSILEDAAITKTIPYSPDHPSLSHGCSSSKEASQYSTSMQKNHAPDGSLGNFYPLSSNRLHPYPLETEKSIIPQDATLEYGDNGFAMSTPGLRSSLLRESSSSFVKPDLSVYMDLNTSAPINYRGSLSSKLSPPCTDPENFEGKKGLFAYYSKSQDLGMDICQREKSVAIYGNQHFRISRNMNPMELHISSGANSTLNRRSVFTRLSSKSSQFSEKRNDIDVNIQDCYVNATADELMEMLKQNDNLSPRRLGKSGVVGQQARESAVAENKTQYHMETEHSTMEMEMLSDATQATADSSDEIPKETRALDFKRRSERKLVGISGSASHSNPMCAKEEVKSSTNSTSRRKKLVRPAFSKTETAVDAATCINETLQPSAPVLNEDDKQSSETTTSLLEPETPINDTRTSNVLAPHTLQEGDCNKEPPCPKEQ from the exons ATGGACAACCATGAGCATGGTAACGGGGCTTCTGGAAATATTCCTGAATTTGGTGCAATCTTTCTTTCAAACACTCAGACCAAAAAAGAATGCCTTCAACGGAATATATTTGCACTACCATCTTCGCATGCTGAATTTGTGAGACATGTTAAAGAGGGAATGGTTTTGTTCCTGTTTGAAACTAGAAAGAGACAACTCTTCGGGGTTTATCAGGCATCCTCTGATGGAGCGGTGGACATTAATCCCCATGCATTTAGTAGTTCAGGGCGGCATTTCCCAGCACAGGTTCGTTTTAGACAAATATGGCATTGTGGTCCAATCTCTGAGAAAGAATTCCAAGATGCTATCATAGGGAATTACTTTTGTGCAAGGAAATTCAACTTCGGCCTCTCTAAAGATCAG GTTCACAGGCTTCTTTATTTGTTCAGttcaaaaaagataaaaagaagCATCCCCTCTCAGCCGCAGTCAGAAGCTATTGTTGAAGTATCTAAGGACAGAAGACTGGTAGGCGATGACAGAGAGAGACATGGATTAAGTGAGACAGGATACATGGAATCTACTGAATATGATGACCATGTGAGCTCGTTGGCTAAAGGCAAAGAAGTTAACGTGTTGGTAGAGAATAGGGCCAATGCTGATGGGAAAAATATCCTTTTTTCTCATGATGATTTTATTGCTAAAAGGAGAAGAATAGGTAAAGAATACCCTGAGCATTTTCTGGATCCTTTAGATGCGAGGGTCCGCGATGATTATACTTCTTTGCAGAGGAGTACATTGCGGGAGGACTATGACATACTCAATGGTCGCCAACGGACATTTGCAAGTGATAACTATGGGAGTTCCCTGGCTCAAGGCAAACGTGTGATTGATGATGATAGGTTCCTGTTGGATGATTCTGTGATAAGAGACTGCGATAGTAATGTGGTTAGGTCTGTGTCTATTAGTGATCACAACATGAAATTATGTAGGCAAGAAAGAGGAATGGTAAAGGATTATGAGCGGTTGATGGGGAGGAAATCGGAAAATGCCTTTGATCCTTCTACCAGCCATTtgcataaaataagaaaaacaaaTGCAGCTGGGAGGTTTCAAATCGACAAGAATGAACCTCGTCTTGGAACATGTTTTGCCGGAGGCTTATCTTCCAAAACTGATTTACCTCCATGGCATTGTGGTTACAGGATTATTGAGGGTAGGAAGTACCCAGTTCTGGAAGGAATGTCAACTGAAAATATGGTGGACAAAGGTCCACCTGCACTGGCCACAAAAGATGGAAATGTTGCGGATGAAGACAGGCAAGTATTAGTTAACGCAAGGTATAGAAAGAGTGAGAGAGTGGATAGTATAGAGGCTAGTCATACACATTCTAATCATGTCATATCAATGAAGTACCCTTTTTTCTCCAAGCCAGAACAAAATTTATCTTCATTTCCTGTCAAGTTTCCAAATAAACAGCTCTCTCAATTTACCGTCTCCAATAATTTTGACATCTCTCCCTCCATTTTGGAGGATGCAGCGATTACAAAGACTATCCCTTACTCACCTGACCACCCCAGCCTTTCTCATGGATGCTCTTCATCAAAGGAAGCTAGCCAATATTCTACTTCAATGCAAAAAAACCACGCGCCTGATGGTTCTTTAGGGAACTTCTATCCTCTATCCAGTAATAGGTTGCATCCGTATCCTTTGGAAACGGAAAAATCTATCATACCTCAAGATGCCACACTTGAATATGGAGATAATGGTTTTGCGATGAGCACACCAGGCCTCCGAAGTTCTTTGCTTCGAGAATCTTCCAGTTCTTTTGTAAAACCAGACCTTTCTGTGTACATGGATCTGAATACATCTGCTCCTATCAATTACAGAGGTTCATTGTCTTCAAAGCTTTCTCCACCCTGCACTGATCCTGAAAACTTTGAAGGCAAAAAAGGATTGTTTGCTTATTACTCCAAATCTCAAGATCTGGGCATGGATATTTGTCAGCGAGAAAAAAGTGTGGCGATTTATGGGAATCAGCATTTCAGAATCTCTAGAAATATGAATCCCATGGAACTCCACATAAGTTCTGGAGCTAACTCCACTCTTAACAGGAGAAGTGTTTTCACTCGTTTGTCTTCTAAATCATCCCAGTTTAGTGAAAAGAGAAATGACATTGATGTTAATATTCAAGACTGCTATGTCAATGCTACAGCTGATGAACTCATGGAGATGTTGAAGCAGAATGATAATCTGTCACCGAGAAGGCTCGGGAAATCTGGAGTTGTTGGACAACAAGCTAGAGAAAGTGCAGTCGCTGAAAATAAAACCCAGTATCATATGGAAACTGAGCACTCTACAATGGAGATGGAAATGCTGAGTGATGCAACTCAAGCTACTGCAGATAGTTCTGATGAAATCCCTAAAGAGACTCGAGCTTTGGATTTCAAACGTCGTAGTGAAAGAAAGTTGGTTGGGATTTCTGGTTCAGCCTCTCATAGTAATCCCATGTGTGCTAAAGAAGAGGTCAAAAGTTCCACTAATTCAACTTCAAGACGCAAAAAGCTGGTTAGACCTGCTTTTAGTAAAACTGAGACTGCTGTCGATGCTGCTACATGCATTAATGAAACATTACAGCCTTCTGCTCCAGTCCTCAACGAGGATGATAAACAGAGTAGTGAAACAACCACAAGCTTACTTGAGCCTGAGACTCCCATCAACGATACCAGGACCAGCAATGTGTTGGCTCCACACACTCTTCAAGAGGGGGACTGTAATAAAGAACCCCCATGTCCCAAGGAGCAATAA
- the LOC121774736 gene encoding uncharacterized protein LOC121774736 isoform X1, which produces MIGSGRGTRISQRFNLTFFKNLAHPLYANFYKWIANPLAVGVMDNHEHGNGASGNIPEFGAIFLSNTQTKKECLQRNIFALPSSHAEFVRHVKEGMVLFLFETRKRQLFGVYQASSDGAVDINPHAFSSSGRHFPAQVRFRQIWHCGPISEKEFQDAIIGNYFCARKFNFGLSKDQVHRLLYLFSSKKIKRSIPSQPQSEAIVEVSKDRRLVGDDRERHGLSETGYMESTEYDDHVSSLAKGKEVNVLVENRANADGKNILFSHDDFIAKRRRIGKEYPEHFLDPLDARVRDDYTSLQRSTLREDYDILNGRQRTFASDNYGSSLAQGKRVIDDDRFLLDDSVIRDCDSNVVRSVSISDHNMKLCRQERGMVKDYERLMGRKSENAFDPSTSHLHKIRKTNAAGRFQIDKNEPRLGTCFAGGLSSKTDLPPWHCGYRIIEGRKYPVLEGMSTENMVDKGPPALATKDGNVADEDRQVLVNARYRKSERVDSIEASHTHSNHVISMKYPFFSKPEQNLSSFPVKFPNKQLSQFTVSNNFDISPSILEDAAITKTIPYSPDHPSLSHGCSSSKEASQYSTSMQKNHAPDGSLGNFYPLSSNRLHPYPLETEKSIIPQDATLEYGDNGFAMSTPGLRSSLLRESSSSFVKPDLSVYMDLNTSAPINYRGSLSSKLSPPCTDPENFEGKKGLFAYYSKSQDLGMDICQREKSVAIYGNQHFRISRNMNPMELHISSGANSTLNRRSVFTRLSSKSSQFSEKRNDIDVNIQDCYVNATADELMEMLKQNDNLSPRRLGKSGVVGQQARESAVAENKTQYHMETEHSTMEMEMLSDATQATADSSDEIPKETRALDFKRRSERKLVGISGSASHSNPMCAKEEVKSSTNSTSRRKKLVRPAFSKTETAVDAATCINETLQPSAPVLNEDDKQSSETTTSLLEPETPINDTRTSNVLAPHTLQEGDCNKEPPCPKEQ; this is translated from the exons ATGATTGGTTCAGGACGAGGAACACG GATCTCTCAACGTTTTAACCTTACTTTCTTCAAAAACCTTGCTCACCCCTTGTATGCTAATTTCTACAAGTGGATTGCAAATCCGCTTGCAGTTGGAGTAATGGACAACCATGAGCATGGTAACGGGGCTTCTGGAAATATTCCTGAATTTGGTGCAATCTTTCTTTCAAACACTCAGACCAAAAAAGAATGCCTTCAACGGAATATATTTGCACTACCATCTTCGCATGCTGAATTTGTGAGACATGTTAAAGAGGGAATGGTTTTGTTCCTGTTTGAAACTAGAAAGAGACAACTCTTCGGGGTTTATCAGGCATCCTCTGATGGAGCGGTGGACATTAATCCCCATGCATTTAGTAGTTCAGGGCGGCATTTCCCAGCACAGGTTCGTTTTAGACAAATATGGCATTGTGGTCCAATCTCTGAGAAAGAATTCCAAGATGCTATCATAGGGAATTACTTTTGTGCAAGGAAATTCAACTTCGGCCTCTCTAAAGATCAG GTTCACAGGCTTCTTTATTTGTTCAGttcaaaaaagataaaaagaagCATCCCCTCTCAGCCGCAGTCAGAAGCTATTGTTGAAGTATCTAAGGACAGAAGACTGGTAGGCGATGACAGAGAGAGACATGGATTAAGTGAGACAGGATACATGGAATCTACTGAATATGATGACCATGTGAGCTCGTTGGCTAAAGGCAAAGAAGTTAACGTGTTGGTAGAGAATAGGGCCAATGCTGATGGGAAAAATATCCTTTTTTCTCATGATGATTTTATTGCTAAAAGGAGAAGAATAGGTAAAGAATACCCTGAGCATTTTCTGGATCCTTTAGATGCGAGGGTCCGCGATGATTATACTTCTTTGCAGAGGAGTACATTGCGGGAGGACTATGACATACTCAATGGTCGCCAACGGACATTTGCAAGTGATAACTATGGGAGTTCCCTGGCTCAAGGCAAACGTGTGATTGATGATGATAGGTTCCTGTTGGATGATTCTGTGATAAGAGACTGCGATAGTAATGTGGTTAGGTCTGTGTCTATTAGTGATCACAACATGAAATTATGTAGGCAAGAAAGAGGAATGGTAAAGGATTATGAGCGGTTGATGGGGAGGAAATCGGAAAATGCCTTTGATCCTTCTACCAGCCATTtgcataaaataagaaaaacaaaTGCAGCTGGGAGGTTTCAAATCGACAAGAATGAACCTCGTCTTGGAACATGTTTTGCCGGAGGCTTATCTTCCAAAACTGATTTACCTCCATGGCATTGTGGTTACAGGATTATTGAGGGTAGGAAGTACCCAGTTCTGGAAGGAATGTCAACTGAAAATATGGTGGACAAAGGTCCACCTGCACTGGCCACAAAAGATGGAAATGTTGCGGATGAAGACAGGCAAGTATTAGTTAACGCAAGGTATAGAAAGAGTGAGAGAGTGGATAGTATAGAGGCTAGTCATACACATTCTAATCATGTCATATCAATGAAGTACCCTTTTTTCTCCAAGCCAGAACAAAATTTATCTTCATTTCCTGTCAAGTTTCCAAATAAACAGCTCTCTCAATTTACCGTCTCCAATAATTTTGACATCTCTCCCTCCATTTTGGAGGATGCAGCGATTACAAAGACTATCCCTTACTCACCTGACCACCCCAGCCTTTCTCATGGATGCTCTTCATCAAAGGAAGCTAGCCAATATTCTACTTCAATGCAAAAAAACCACGCGCCTGATGGTTCTTTAGGGAACTTCTATCCTCTATCCAGTAATAGGTTGCATCCGTATCCTTTGGAAACGGAAAAATCTATCATACCTCAAGATGCCACACTTGAATATGGAGATAATGGTTTTGCGATGAGCACACCAGGCCTCCGAAGTTCTTTGCTTCGAGAATCTTCCAGTTCTTTTGTAAAACCAGACCTTTCTGTGTACATGGATCTGAATACATCTGCTCCTATCAATTACAGAGGTTCATTGTCTTCAAAGCTTTCTCCACCCTGCACTGATCCTGAAAACTTTGAAGGCAAAAAAGGATTGTTTGCTTATTACTCCAAATCTCAAGATCTGGGCATGGATATTTGTCAGCGAGAAAAAAGTGTGGCGATTTATGGGAATCAGCATTTCAGAATCTCTAGAAATATGAATCCCATGGAACTCCACATAAGTTCTGGAGCTAACTCCACTCTTAACAGGAGAAGTGTTTTCACTCGTTTGTCTTCTAAATCATCCCAGTTTAGTGAAAAGAGAAATGACATTGATGTTAATATTCAAGACTGCTATGTCAATGCTACAGCTGATGAACTCATGGAGATGTTGAAGCAGAATGATAATCTGTCACCGAGAAGGCTCGGGAAATCTGGAGTTGTTGGACAACAAGCTAGAGAAAGTGCAGTCGCTGAAAATAAAACCCAGTATCATATGGAAACTGAGCACTCTACAATGGAGATGGAAATGCTGAGTGATGCAACTCAAGCTACTGCAGATAGTTCTGATGAAATCCCTAAAGAGACTCGAGCTTTGGATTTCAAACGTCGTAGTGAAAGAAAGTTGGTTGGGATTTCTGGTTCAGCCTCTCATAGTAATCCCATGTGTGCTAAAGAAGAGGTCAAAAGTTCCACTAATTCAACTTCAAGACGCAAAAAGCTGGTTAGACCTGCTTTTAGTAAAACTGAGACTGCTGTCGATGCTGCTACATGCATTAATGAAACATTACAGCCTTCTGCTCCAGTCCTCAACGAGGATGATAAACAGAGTAGTGAAACAACCACAAGCTTACTTGAGCCTGAGACTCCCATCAACGATACCAGGACCAGCAATGTGTTGGCTCCACACACTCTTCAAGAGGGGGACTGTAATAAAGAACCCCCATGTCCCAAGGAGCAATAA
- the LOC121775172 gene encoding uncharacterized protein At4g19900-like — MLRQLRTRRRPRYGAHICALIAAVLLLLSVSLLYSSLSFSSQPQLPLHHSRDNSFNPLLDDLDSEALTTTNPNDDRIDELDDVILEEGGSNNNEENLADEEDDDSTAQNQGAAAGTSSYFFDHVNGVIWRSFNRRSIDEWEDYVPFNLKRKSDLGFGIDESKLVFGSDDVLVDDKLRTKLSEVRKIEDALLLKGSVLREGWGDWFEKKGDFLRRDRMFKSNIEILNPLNNPMLQDPDGIGVTGLTRGDRIFLKGLLNEFKRTPFLAKKPLAVSETKDVVVGERGAEHDKEVSRVERRALTNDNIRMVRKNEGLEREYYADGKRWGYYPGLDERLSFGNFMDAFFRRGRCNMRVFMVWNSPPWMFGVRQQRGLESLLHHHPDACVVVFSETIELNFFSGFVKDGYKVAVVMPNLDELLKDTPTHIFASVWHEWKTTKYYPVHYSELIRLASIYKYGGIYLDSDIVVLKPLSELNNTVGYEDELGDKTLNGAVMVFRKHSPFILSCLEEFYASYDDAQLRWNGADLLTRVAKQFLSSKDVADVNAELRLQPSSVFFFFPFNHNTISRYFTAPQTEIEKHDQDHLYNKVMRQSVTIHLWNSATSALIPEPESLVFKLLNLYCIHCTDAL, encoded by the exons ATGCTTCGCCAACTCCGCACGCGGCGGAGGCCCCGCTACGGCGCGCACATCTGCGCCCTAATCGCGGCGGTGCTCCTCCTCCTCTCGGTGTCTCTCCTGTACAGCAGCCTGTCCTTCAGTTCGCAGCCCCAACTCCCCCTCCATCACTCACGCGACAACTCCTTCAACCCTCTCCTCGACGATCTCGACTCCGAAGCCCTCACCACCACCAATCCCAACGACGATCGCATTGACGAGCTCGATGACGTCATTTTGGAAGAGGGCGGTAGCAACAATAACGAGGAAAACCTTGCCGATGAAGAGGATGATGACTCCACAGCCCAGAATCAGGGCGCTGCTGCTGGTACGTCTAGTTACTTTTTTGACCATGTAAACGGCGTCATTTGGAGATCTTTCAATCGGCGTTCTATTGATGAATGGGAAGACTATGTTCCTTTCAATTTGAAGCGTAAGTCTGACTTAGGCTTTGGCATTGATGAGTCTAAACTTGTGTTTGGATCTGATGATGTTTTGGTGGACGATAAGTTGAGAACAAAATTGAGTGAAGTGAGGAAAATCGAGGATGCATTGCTGTTAAAGGGGTCTGTTTTGAGGGAAGGGTGGGGAGATTGGTTCGAAAAGAAGGGTGATTTTTTGAGGAGGGACAGGATGTTCAAGTCGAACATTGAGATTCTGAATCCTTTGAATAACCCAATGTTGCAGGATCCCGATGGAATAGGTGTTACTGGATTAACTAGAGGAGATAGGATTTTCTTGAAGGGTCTACTAAATGAATTTAAGCGGACTCCGTTCTTGGCTAAGAAGCCATTGGCTGTTTCTGAAACAAAAGACGTCGTTGTAGGTGAAAGAGGCGCTGAACATGATAAGGAGGTCAGTAGAGTGGAGAGAAGAGCTTTGACCAATGACAATATTCGCATGGTGAGGAAGAATGAGGGTTTAGAGAGAGAATACTATGCAGATGGCAAGAGGTGGGGTTATTATCCAGGTTTGGATGAAAGGCTGTCGTTTGGGAATTTTATGGATGCTTTTTTCAGAAGAGGGAGATGCAATATGAGAGTCTTCATGGTGTGGAATTCGCCTCCATGGATGTTTGGTGTTCGGCAGCAGAGGGGTCTGGAGAGTCTTCTACATCATCACCCAGACGCGTGCGTGGTGGTGTTCTCTGAAACAATAGAGCTCAATTTCTTTAGTGGATTTGTGAAAGATGG ATATAAAGTGGCTGTTGTGATGCCAAATCTCGACGAGCTGCTGAAAGATACACCAACACACATATTTGCTTCAGTTTGGCATGAGTGGAAGACGACAAAATATTACCCAGTTCACTACAGTGAACTAATCAGGCTAGCCTCCATCTACAA GTATGGTGGAATCTATCTTGATTCAGACATTGTAGTGTTGAAACCTCTCTCTGAACTCAATAACACTGTTGGATATGAAGACGAGCTTGGTGATAAAACTTTGAATGGTGCGGTGATGGTGTTCAGAAAGCAcag TCCTTTTATTTTATCGTGCTTGGAGGAGTTTTACGCATCATATGATGATGCCCAGCTGCGGTGGAATGGAGCTGATCTTCTAACAAGAGTGGCCAAGCAATTTTTGAGCAGCAAAGACGTAGCTGATGTGAATGCTGAACTCCGGTTGCAACCATCttctgtcttcttcttcttccccttcaaCCATAATACAATCTCTAG ATACTTCACTGCTCCGCAAACAGAGATCGAAAAACACGACCAAGATCATCTCTATAACAAAGTCATGCGGCAATCAGTCACCATTCATCTATGGAACAGCGCGACATCTGCTCTGATCCCGGAGCCAGAGAGCCTCGTTTTTAAACTGCTTAACCTGTATTGTATCCATTGCACTGATGCATTATGA